The window aaatttttatttactgaaattCAATTTGAAATTTACATGTAAAGTGAAGGTAGTCAACTCCCTAAGAAGTTATAACAACATACATAATAGACATTAAGTCAACGAAGATTACAAACAAGATTTTCAGAAGTCTTCCCAGAATTTCATCTTCCAGATTCTTAGGAGTAGAAGTAGAAATCAATATCCAGTTTTTACCAGTCATATCCAGAATATTCTTATTccttagggggaaaaaagagaaaagaactctTGAATGAATACATAATCCTGATTCTTTCAATTCAATCTGGTATTTGCACTATAAAAAAAAGTGGCAAAAGTAAGTCTTCCAGAGAATTGTCGGTACCAACTTgtaacaaagaacaaaaatatttttctactccCCATTTTATGAAATAATCAAGGCATTTTATATATCAAAATTGCTTTTCTTCCTAAAACAAACAGCTCAGGACACTTGTATGATGAGAATCCTGTTTTCATGTTATCAGTAATTAATTTATCTACAAGATACCTGTAGTAATTAGCAGTCAGTTTTATTAGCATTGGTGAAATTTCCATTGCTCTACCCATATAGTTGGCGATACCAAGAAATGATAATCTGAAGAGGAAGGTGGCGACaaaattcttctaaaaataaacaacaaaaggtATTCTACATGTCCTTGAACTTTCCTCAAGATCCTCTCTCTCATGTTATGGCCACTTAATGAAGCATCAGCTGTTGAATTTCTCCAATATTTCTTTGTCACACAGAATAGCAGGAATTTTGCAAGGAATTAAGTGGTGCTCTGTTTGCCACACTGGCAGAACCTTCTACTTAATGTTTGTCAGGTGGGGAGTTCAGAGCCATTTCCAAGGTCTTTCACGAAGAATGTAAAGTCAAGTGAGTAATTTTCAAAGCTTCACACTGAAGTTTCTTACATATATAAAAAGTCAACTTAAAATGACTATCAATACCTTAGAAAAGTAGCAGGATTTGGGTCTTCAAATATTTTGACTGCTATTTTCACTCAAATATCAAAAGGTCATGTTGAActttaagagaatgaaaaacGGAAAGGGAAAGAGGTGGGTGTTACAGCTGCTTTCTTCTCCCACCTTGAGCAAATCTTGACTGATTTACAGAATAATCTGCTCCATTCCTGTAGCAGGGAATGGCTTGCCTAAACTACAGGGCAATCACTAGCAAAGTAAACATCTAGGATTTTCCCTATCTCCAAACATTCCTTTGCCTGTGTTTCAGCAACAAGGGACAACAAGTATGACAGGGTTGCAAAGTGACTTCGTGTCCTTCCTATACCCTCAGATCCCAGTGTGGGTTCTGCACTCTGAGCTCACTGGATTGTCTTCAAGTCTCTCCAAACAGCAAGAGGAAGCGAGGAGGGAGTAGAGAGCCATTTCTCACCTGAATTAGTCCCTGGTAGTGGTAGATGACGCGGTTCTTTGGTTTTCTCTCAGTTTGCTCTTGCTAGAAAAACGTGCATTCAGCACAGGTGGTCTCTTAGCAACCTTGGTCCCTGTGTCAAAGCACATTAAAAGGTTTTATTGGACAGTGAGGCAGTGTAGGAAAAAGAGAGGTAGGGAGCCTGTATGGAGAAATTCTACAAGTGCTTGCAAAACAAGATAGGACGGAGGTGTCGATGCATAGACTACAGCAAATATGACATTTAAATTCAACTTATCACAAAATTGAGTAGCTAAAAACTAAATGTTTGGCAGAAATATTAAGTTgaattctaagattttttttggcAGACTAAACATTCATGAAGCTTCTTGAAGAAACAACttcctaaaaattattttatacgaACGTTGCAATATCTTCACAGCAAAACCACTACCACGAACAACCACCACCACACAAAAACCCTTTTCTATGCAAGAGACCTTAACTCATGAGATTATAtggctttaaaaagaagaaaaagatttatttgaaaggcagagttacagacagaaagaaagtgcACAAgacagattgtccatccactggttcactcccccatgggctggcaatggc of the Oryctolagus cuniculus chromosome 15, mOryCun1.1, whole genome shotgun sequence genome contains:
- the MRLN gene encoding myoregulin, giving the protein MTGKNWILISTSTPKNLEDEILGRLLKILFVIFVDLMSIMYVVITS